In Nostoc sphaeroides, the genomic window CAATTTGGTGAATTATATAAATCGTCATACCTCGCTGTTTGAAGCCGTGCAAGAACTGCGTTGTATTGTACCTCCTTACTCCCCAGTCCCAGATATTTCCGTTATAGCTTGCGATCGCCTTGACGATAAAGATGGCCCTCTAGAGGGAGCGCCTGACTGGTTAATTGAAATTCGCTCTCCTGATCAAAGCACCCTAGACTTGCAAAACAAAATTCTCCACTGTCTTAGCAACGGAACGCAATTAGCTTGGCTAATAGATATAACTCGCCAACAGATTTGGGGATGGCTTGGAGATGATCTGCCACTGGTTTATTCTGCAGAAGACATTTTACCAACTTTGGGGGATTTGCCAAAGCTTATGGTTAACACGGTGATGGCTATGACTCGCAGGCAAAACTAAACTAAAAGTAATGTAACCACACACTTTAAATGTTACTCATTGCTCAGAAAAGCAAACTCCGATTTAATATTCCAGCGCTTACCATCGTGAAGCAGTAATGTTAATTTGTCGGCGGTAAACTCAAAATGCAACTGACGCTTTTTAAATTCTGAAAAAGCATCTCTAAAGTTTTGCTTTGTTAAATCTCGAA contains:
- a CDS encoding Uma2 family endonuclease; this encodes MKSVAKIPLAEFLSQPNIEASPAWELINGQALEKPMPTLFHSRLQRNLVNYINRHTSLFEAVQELRCIVPPYSPVPDISVIACDRLDDKDGPLEGAPDWLIEIRSPDQSTLDLQNKILHCLSNGTQLAWLIDITRQQIWGWLGDDLPLVYSAEDILPTLGDLPKLMVNTVMAMTRRQN